A genome region from Streptomyces antimycoticus includes the following:
- the nuoH gene encoding NADH-quinone oxidoreductase subunit NuoH, protein MFGTDPWWLVLIKAVFCFAFLMVTVLISIVMERKVVGWMQLRIGPNRHGPWGMLQSLADGVKLMLKEDVVVKGADKVVYVLAPVVAAIPAFMAVAVMPFGPSGGEVSIFGHRTTMQLTDLPIAVLYILATASVGIYGIVLAGWSSGSTYPLLGGLRSCAQMISYEIAMGLSFAAVFLYSGSMSTSQIVEGQHDRWYAVLLPVSFLIYIVSMIGETNRAPFDMPESEGDLVGGFNTEYSSIKFAMFMLAEYINMVTVSMVAVTLFLGGWRAPWPISTFWEGANHGWWPMLWFVGKVVTSLFVFIWVRGTLPRVRYDQFMKLGWKVLIPISMVWLMLVATVRALRNENYDYQDIVLYVGSAVIALLLLSFVVDFFRDRSATQAEAGAEQGPEPAFDPMAGGFPVPPLPGQALPPVPRRRPRTERELIVSGGPDTASDGKEADGV, encoded by the coding sequence ATGTTCGGCACCGACCCGTGGTGGCTGGTCCTGATCAAGGCCGTCTTCTGCTTCGCGTTCCTGATGGTGACGGTGCTGATCTCCATCGTCATGGAGCGCAAGGTGGTCGGCTGGATGCAGCTGCGCATCGGGCCCAACCGCCACGGCCCCTGGGGCATGCTGCAGTCCCTCGCGGACGGCGTGAAGCTGATGCTCAAGGAGGACGTGGTCGTCAAGGGCGCGGACAAGGTGGTCTATGTCCTGGCGCCGGTCGTCGCGGCCATCCCCGCCTTCATGGCGGTCGCGGTGATGCCGTTCGGCCCCTCGGGCGGCGAGGTCTCGATCTTCGGCCATCGCACCACGATGCAGCTGACGGATCTGCCGATCGCCGTCCTCTACATCCTCGCCACCGCCTCGGTCGGCATCTACGGCATCGTGCTCGCGGGCTGGTCCTCCGGATCGACGTATCCGCTCCTGGGCGGCCTGCGCTCCTGCGCCCAGATGATCAGCTACGAGATCGCGATGGGGCTCTCCTTCGCGGCGGTCTTCCTCTACTCCGGGTCGATGTCGACCTCGCAGATCGTCGAAGGGCAGCACGACCGCTGGTACGCGGTGCTGCTGCCGGTCTCGTTCCTCATCTACATCGTCTCGATGATCGGTGAGACCAACCGGGCGCCGTTCGACATGCCGGAGTCCGAGGGCGACCTGGTCGGCGGCTTCAACACCGAGTACTCGTCGATCAAGTTCGCGATGTTCATGCTCGCCGAGTACATCAACATGGTCACCGTCTCGATGGTCGCCGTCACCCTCTTCCTCGGCGGCTGGCGGGCCCCCTGGCCGATCAGCACCTTCTGGGAAGGCGCCAACCACGGCTGGTGGCCGATGCTGTGGTTCGTCGGCAAGGTCGTCACCTCGCTGTTCGTCTTCATCTGGGTGCGCGGCACGCTCCCGCGCGTGCGCTACGACCAGTTCATGAAGCTGGGCTGGAAGGTGCTCATCCCGATCTCGATGGTCTGGCTGATGCTGGTCGCCACCGTCCGGGCGCTGCGCAACGAGAACTACGACTACCAGGACATCGTGCTGTACGTGGGCAGCGCGGTGATCGCGCTGCTGCTGCTGTCCTTCGTGGTCGACTTCTTCCGCGACCGTTCGGCCACCCAGGCCGAGGCCGGAGCGGAACAGGGACCGGAGCCCGCCTTCGATCCGATGGCGGGAGGTTTCCCGGTGCCGCCGCTGCCCGGCCAGGCCTTGCCGCCCGTCCCCCGCCGACGTCCGCGCACCGAGCGCGAGTTGATTGTCAGTGGTGGACCCGACACTGCCAGTGACGGAAAGGAGGCCGACGGTGTCTGA
- the nuoI gene encoding NADH-quinone oxidoreductase subunit NuoI has translation MSDFQNPVAGFGVTFKAMFKKRLTEQYPEEKKPTAPRFHGRHQLNRHPDGLEKCIGCELCAWACPADAIYVEGADNTDEERYSPGERYGRVYQINYLRCILCGLCVEACPTRALTMTNEYELADRSRESLIYTKEELLAGLEDGMVDSPHAIYPGTDEQDYYRGLVTEAAPGTSRQVAVSKGETLSDQAAGNEESQDRGQGVQA, from the coding sequence GTGTCTGACTTCCAGAATCCGGTGGCCGGCTTCGGCGTGACCTTCAAGGCCATGTTCAAGAAGCGGCTCACCGAGCAGTACCCAGAGGAGAAGAAGCCCACCGCGCCCCGCTTCCACGGACGCCACCAGCTCAACCGGCATCCGGATGGGCTGGAGAAGTGCATCGGCTGCGAGCTGTGCGCCTGGGCCTGTCCCGCCGACGCGATCTATGTGGAGGGCGCGGACAACACCGACGAGGAGCGCTACTCCCCGGGTGAGCGCTACGGCCGCGTCTACCAGATCAACTATCTGCGCTGCATCCTGTGCGGTCTGTGCGTCGAGGCGTGCCCCACCCGGGCGCTGACCATGACCAATGAGTACGAGCTCGCCGACCGCAGCCGCGAATCCCTCATCTACACCAAGGAAGAGCTGCTCGCGGGCCTCGAGGACGGGATGGTCGACTCCCCGCACGCCATCTACCCCGGCACCGACGAGCAGGACTACTACCGGGGTCTGGTGACCGAGGCGGCGCCCGGCACCTCCCGGCAGGTCGCGGTCAGCAAGGGCGAGACCCTGTCCGACCAGGCCGCGGGGAACGAGGAGTCGCAGGACCGGGGGCAGGGGGTGCAGGCATGA
- a CDS encoding NADH-quinone oxidoreductase subunit J — protein MSGTLAAAASTTSTGEALQFWVLGTVAVIGALCTILMRKAVHSALCLAGTMIVLAVFYLANGAYFLGVVQIVVYTGAIMMLFLFVVMLVGVTAADSLKETLKGQRWLAALCGIGFGILLCAGIGNASLKTWNGLGQANSGGNVEGLAALIFTKYVFAFEITGALLITAAVGAMVLTHRERTERARTQREQAEARVRTGRNVPPLPAPGVYARHNAVDIPGLLPDGTPSELTVNATLRGRGQIRDVSSEALAELAALEQRSQRWLGRNAKDTGKKAEDAAEPEHGENGANGENGENAASANSRGVAK, from the coding sequence ATGAGCGGCACTCTGGCCGCTGCGGCCTCCACCACCTCCACGGGTGAGGCCCTCCAGTTCTGGGTGCTCGGCACCGTCGCCGTGATCGGCGCGCTGTGCACGATCCTGATGCGCAAGGCCGTGCACAGCGCCCTGTGCCTGGCGGGCACCATGATCGTCCTCGCGGTCTTCTACCTCGCCAACGGTGCGTACTTCCTGGGTGTCGTCCAGATCGTCGTCTACACCGGCGCGATCATGATGCTCTTCCTCTTCGTGGTGATGCTGGTCGGTGTCACCGCGGCCGACTCCCTCAAGGAGACCCTGAAGGGGCAGCGCTGGCTCGCCGCCCTGTGCGGGATCGGCTTCGGCATCCTGCTGTGCGCCGGGATCGGCAATGCCTCGCTGAAGACGTGGAACGGCCTGGGCCAGGCCAACTCCGGCGGCAATGTGGAGGGCCTGGCGGCGCTGATCTTCACCAAGTACGTCTTCGCCTTCGAGATCACCGGCGCGCTGCTGATCACCGCGGCGGTCGGCGCGATGGTGCTGACCCACCGCGAGCGCACCGAGCGGGCCCGCACCCAGCGCGAGCAGGCCGAGGCGCGCGTGCGCACCGGGCGGAACGTGCCGCCGCTGCCCGCCCCCGGCGTGTACGCGCGGCACAACGCGGTGGACATCCCCGGTCTGCTGCCCGACGGCACCCCGTCCGAGCTCACGGTCAACGCGACGCTGCGCGGCCGCGGTCAGATCCGGGACGTCTCCAGCGAGGCGTTGGCCGAGCTGGCGGCGCTGGAGCAGCGCTCGCAGCGCTGGCTGGGCCGTAACGCCAAGGACACCGGCAAGAAGGCCGAGGACGCCGCCGAGCCGGAGCACGGCGAGAACGGCGCAAACGGCGAGAACGGCGAGAACGCGGCCAGCGCGAACTCGAGGGGAGTCGCCAAGTGA
- the nuoK gene encoding NADH-quinone oxidoreductase subunit NuoK, translating into MNPVNYLYLAALLFTIGAAGVVIRRNAIVLFMCVELMLNACNLAFVTFSRLHGNLDGQIIAFFTMVVAAAEVVVGLAIIVSVFRSRHSASVDDASLMKL; encoded by the coding sequence GTGAATCCGGTCAACTACCTCTACCTGGCCGCCCTGTTGTTCACCATTGGTGCGGCTGGCGTTGTGATCAGGCGGAACGCGATCGTCCTCTTCATGTGCGTCGAGCTGATGCTGAACGCGTGCAACCTGGCGTTCGTCACCTTCTCCCGGCTGCACGGCAATCTCGACGGCCAGATCATCGCCTTCTTCACGATGGTCGTGGCCGCGGCGGAAGTCGTGGTCGGTCTCGCGATCATCGTGTCCGTCTTCCGCTCCCGCCACTCGGCCTCGGTCGACGACGCCAGCCTGATGAAGCTCTAG